In Rufibacter tibetensis, one genomic interval encodes:
- a CDS encoding glycosyltransferase: MAYIVIVGPAFPFRGGIAASTESLARTWQQMGHRVEIFTFTTQYPSILFPGKSQYVEGPAPQDLVIHQELSSINPFTWVRLGYKIKKKKPDVVLLRYWLPFMSPSLGTVAKIIRGNKQTKLVALTDNIVPHEKRPGDIALTKYFVDACDAFVTMSATVTKELKQFNKSKPVVSSPHPIYDTYGQKMSRGEALQELNLPEGKYLLFFGFVRYYKGLDILLQAMRDPRLQERGIKLIVAGEYYESPEVYKQIIKEGNLQDRVILHTEYIPHDKVKAYFSIADLVVQPYRHASQSGVTQIAYHFEVPMIVTKVGGLVEMIPDTKVGYVVDVSSEAIADAIERYYLEDKSEEMVKFIQEEKKKYTWEALATAITEVAGMKT, translated from the coding sequence ATGGCCTATATTGTTATTGTTGGTCCTGCTTTCCCTTTCAGGGGAGGAATAGCTGCTTCCACTGAAAGCCTTGCCCGCACTTGGCAACAGATGGGGCACCGAGTAGAAATCTTCACCTTTACTACCCAATATCCTTCTATACTTTTCCCAGGCAAGTCACAGTATGTAGAAGGACCAGCCCCTCAAGATTTGGTCATTCACCAGGAACTCAGTTCCATCAATCCATTTACCTGGGTTCGTCTCGGTTATAAGATCAAGAAGAAAAAGCCAGATGTCGTTTTGCTACGGTATTGGTTACCGTTCATGAGCCCGAGTTTAGGTACAGTCGCCAAAATCATCAGAGGCAACAAGCAAACAAAGCTGGTGGCACTCACAGATAACATAGTGCCACATGAAAAGCGGCCCGGGGATATAGCCTTAACGAAGTATTTTGTAGATGCCTGTGATGCCTTCGTCACTATGTCGGCTACCGTTACCAAAGAGCTGAAGCAGTTCAATAAGAGCAAACCCGTTGTTAGTAGTCCACATCCCATCTATGATACCTATGGTCAGAAGATGTCAAGGGGAGAGGCATTGCAAGAACTTAACCTTCCGGAAGGGAAGTACCTTCTCTTCTTTGGGTTCGTAAGATATTATAAAGGTTTGGACATCCTGCTACAAGCTATGAGAGATCCACGGCTACAGGAGAGAGGTATTAAGTTGATAGTAGCAGGAGAGTATTATGAATCTCCAGAAGTTTATAAACAGATTATAAAAGAGGGCAACCTACAAGACAGGGTTATTCTCCACACCGAGTATATTCCTCATGACAAAGTAAAAGCTTACTTCTCCATAGCAGATTTAGTAGTACAACCTTATCGGCACGCGTCCCAAAGCGGAGTCACTCAAATAGCCTATCATTTTGAAGTGCCTATGATTGTTACGAAAGTAGGTGGACTAGTAGAAATGATACCGGATACCAAGGTGGGGTATGTAGTGGACGTTTCTTCCGAAGCGATTGCTGATGCTATAGAGAGATACTATCTGGAAGATAAATCTGAAGAGATGGTTAAGTTTATACAAGAGGAGAAGAAGAAATATACCTGGGAGGCATTAGCAACAGCCATCACAGAAGTAGCAGGAATGAAAACATAA